From Geomonas agri, one genomic window encodes:
- the fdxB gene encoding ferredoxin III, nif-specific, translated as MAYITGLTKSKKEWTPEFIVSIDDETCIGCGRCYKVCAHDVLTFEELDEDDSAKMFMKVENPGNCIGCGACGRTCSKKCFTFAPVEA; from the coding sequence ATGGCGTACATCACCGGTTTGACCAAGAGCAAGAAAGAGTGGACACCCGAATTCATCGTATCGATCGACGACGAGACCTGCATCGGCTGTGGCCGCTGTTACAAGGTGTGTGCACACGACGTACTAACCTTTGAAGAGTTGGACGAGGACGATTCGGCAAAGATGTTCATGAAAGTCGAGAATCCCGGCAACTGCATTGGCTGCGGTGCCTGCGGCCGGACCTGCTCCAAGAAGTGCTTCACCTTCGCCCCGGTAGAGGCGTAG
- a CDS encoding NifB/NifX family molybdenum-iron cluster-binding protein, whose amino-acid sequence MLFAVASKDGKEINQHFGHIERFLIYQVEDDSITFLEERPVEKYCRFDPEHPLRAHTLKDTADALKGCRAVVCSMIGEAPKEELERLGVEPYVVEGDIEPILKDLAKVL is encoded by the coding sequence ATGCTTTTCGCTGTTGCATCCAAAGATGGCAAGGAGATCAATCAGCACTTTGGGCATATCGAGCGCTTCCTTATCTACCAGGTGGAAGACGATTCGATCACGTTTCTCGAGGAGCGGCCCGTCGAAAAATACTGCCGCTTCGACCCCGAGCATCCGTTGCGCGCCCACACACTCAAAGACACCGCCGATGCGCTAAAGGGCTGCCGGGCAGTGGTCTGCTCCATGATAGGTGAGGCCCCGAAGGAAGAACTCGAACGCCTGGGCGTAGAGCCCTACGTCGTCGAAGGAGACATAGAACCGATCCTTAAGGATCTCGCCAAGGTGCTGTAG
- a CDS encoding NAD(+)--dinitrogen-reductase ADP-D-ribosyltransferase, with amino-acid sequence MENSFNHCNLPPWVIASRHFNDNPQPLEIQGVRAVNRFLFDKLDSIASHEERALVFNDYMSVKFQLHQWQQETATARKSLKNSYLRFLRGWMMDSNSVEGAVLKGWVESRMGLAPTFHNVRISGIHDENYLQYAVDRTKGSARTSAINSQLDLLYEYSQYELAKRHPASKHLILYRGTFDRSEYDTLETISKREEIVRLNNLNSFTTDEERAWEFGFVVWQVQVPLAKVFFYSELLPTSILKGEGECLVIGGEYRVRRLMCTV; translated from the coding sequence ATGGAGAATTCATTCAACCACTGCAACCTCCCGCCCTGGGTCATTGCTTCCCGCCATTTCAACGACAATCCGCAGCCTTTGGAAATCCAGGGAGTGCGTGCCGTCAACCGCTTTCTGTTCGACAAACTGGACAGCATCGCGTCGCATGAAGAGCGCGCCTTGGTCTTCAACGACTACATGTCGGTGAAGTTCCAGTTGCACCAGTGGCAGCAGGAGACAGCAACCGCCCGCAAGAGCCTCAAAAATAGCTACCTTCGCTTTCTACGGGGATGGATGATGGACTCCAACTCGGTGGAGGGGGCGGTGCTGAAGGGGTGGGTGGAGAGCCGAATGGGACTTGCGCCAACCTTCCATAACGTGCGCATATCCGGAATTCACGACGAGAATTACCTGCAGTACGCAGTAGACCGCACCAAGGGAAGCGCGCGCACTTCCGCAATCAACTCACAACTCGACCTCCTTTACGAATACTCCCAGTACGAGCTTGCCAAGAGACACCCAGCCAGCAAGCACCTTATCCTGTACCGCGGTACCTTCGACCGGTCTGAATATGATACCCTGGAGACCATATCAAAGCGGGAAGAGATCGTCCGCCTTAACAACCTCAATTCCTTCACCACCGACGAGGAGCGCGCCTGGGAATTTGGTTTTGTCGTGTGGCAGGTGCAGGTCCCGCTGGCGAAGGTATTCTTCTACAGCGAACTGTTACCCACCTCGATCCTTAAGGGCGAAGGAGAATGCCTGGTAATCGGCGGAGAATACCGCGTCAGGCGACTCATGTGCACGGTCTAG
- the draG gene encoding ADP-ribosyl-[dinitrogen reductase] hydrolase: MTASSAHSEVISRARGAFLGLAVGDALGAPVEFMTRGEIQQKYGVLKEMVGGGWLRLKPGQVTDDTEMSLCLARATVKAGEWNLQAAAEHLAGWLKSKPIDVGDTCRRGIRNYMLRGMLETQPNEWDGGNGAAMRTLPVALCTVGSDLLLERLTLEQAHLTHNHPYSDAASIYLGRLLHLALTGRSMLQLRREADQLISTHPSFTFDPYKGLATGYVVDTMQTVFHCFFRSRSFEGCVIETVNQGGDADTTGAIAGALAGAYYGEEGVPARWRKRLGREMIGEISALAEQLVRLSPLLREGGDHRKPAIPLDDWCIAIDDSSIANDES; encoded by the coding sequence ATGACCGCTTCCTCCGCACATAGCGAAGTTATCAGCCGGGCGCGCGGTGCGTTCCTTGGCCTTGCGGTTGGTGATGCGCTGGGAGCCCCGGTTGAGTTCATGACTCGCGGTGAGATACAACAGAAGTACGGGGTTCTGAAGGAAATGGTAGGTGGTGGCTGGCTCCGGTTGAAACCCGGGCAAGTTACCGATGACACCGAAATGTCTCTTTGCCTGGCCCGGGCAACCGTCAAAGCTGGAGAGTGGAACTTGCAGGCGGCGGCTGAGCACCTCGCGGGCTGGCTAAAATCCAAACCAATCGACGTCGGTGATACCTGCCGGCGCGGCATCAGGAATTACATGCTGCGCGGGATGCTGGAGACCCAGCCCAACGAATGGGACGGCGGCAACGGCGCGGCCATGCGTACGCTCCCTGTGGCCCTTTGCACCGTCGGCAGCGATCTCTTGCTTGAGCGTCTGACCCTCGAGCAGGCCCATCTAACCCACAACCATCCCTACTCCGATGCTGCCTCCATATACCTTGGACGGTTGCTGCACCTGGCACTTACCGGGCGCTCCATGCTGCAACTGCGCCGGGAGGCGGACCAACTCATCTCCACGCACCCTTCCTTCACTTTTGATCCTTACAAAGGGTTGGCTACCGGCTACGTGGTCGACACCATGCAAACGGTCTTCCACTGTTTCTTCCGGTCGCGCTCGTTCGAAGGATGCGTCATCGAGACCGTCAACCAGGGCGGCGACGCGGACACGACCGGTGCCATAGCCGGTGCCCTTGCAGGTGCTTATTATGGAGAAGAGGGAGTTCCTGCGCGGTGGAGGAAGAGGCTTGGCAGGGAAATGATAGGCGAGATCTCAGCTCTGGCCGAACAGCTAGTTCGCTTGTCACCTCTGTTGCGAGAAGGCGGAGACCACAGAAAGCCGGCGATTCCGCTCGATGACTGGTGCATTGCGATTGATGACTCATCTATCGCGAATGATGAGTCGTGA
- the nifX gene encoding nitrogen fixation protein NifX yields the protein MKIAFTTRTGETIDMHFGQAESFHIWEVGPDEAHFVQTVTVSEHGSDEEDRIAARANLLSDCAIVYTMQIGGPAAAKLVAKRIHPMKTNVEVGLKESIEKMQEVLRGNPPPWLRKAMNKDQAASFLDED from the coding sequence ATGAAGATCGCTTTTACGACAAGGACCGGTGAGACCATCGACATGCACTTCGGCCAGGCTGAATCCTTCCACATTTGGGAGGTCGGCCCGGATGAAGCACATTTCGTCCAGACTGTCACCGTAAGCGAGCACGGCAGCGATGAAGAAGATCGCATCGCCGCCCGCGCCAACCTGCTATCCGATTGCGCCATCGTTTATACCATGCAGATCGGTGGCCCGGCGGCGGCGAAACTAGTGGCCAAACGTATCCACCCTATGAAGACCAACGTCGAGGTGGGGCTCAAGGAATCGATCGAGAAAATGCAAGAGGTGTTAAGGGGAAACCCGCCCCCCTGGCTGCGTAAGGCGATGAATAAGGACCAGGCGGCATCGTTCCTCGACGAGGACTAA